Genomic window (Hippoglossus stenolepis isolate QCI-W04-F060 chromosome 11, HSTE1.2, whole genome shotgun sequence):
TCTATAATGGAGTGAAAACCTGCCAATGAGGTGATGAGTAGTTTTCTCATTCAGTCCATGTCTAAAAGTTGCCTCTTGACACCGGGACTCGTTTCTCCCTGCGCCGTTTAAGGCATCGCTGCAGGCTCGTACACGCACGGGTTCAATCATCCTGTGAAGGCTGCAGGTGAAGTGTCCTTCGCACTGGATGTCTCCTCGACCCCTGACCGGAGTCTGCATGTTTGCATTGCAGAGGTAGATCTGAAAGGAGTTGCTAGGGAACGTCTGATGACAGCACTGATgggaatttaaacatttttaaaaagatgtgaaCGTAAAGTTGAAGCAGACCTGGTTTTACTACAGGGAAACTTGGAAACTAACTCAAAtagtatacatatataataagaagatttatttaaatttaggAATGAGCCAGCCGGTGTCTGAATGGGAGATTTACGCGCGTGAGGGGTCATTTCCTACGCGTTTTACCAGATTTTacgcacaacaacaaaaaaacaactctgaACACAGTGTTGAATTAAGACTGTGTGATGAATATATGTGGCTGTGGTGTGGTGAGAGCTGTTCTGCTGGATACTCCTATGTGTTGTTGGCTCAGCCTCTGATGTCACTGAATGAGCAGTCGGGCTTCGAGTGCGCACCTCTGGGTACGCAGCGGTGGCACAGGCAGCGGATGTTCTGCTCCTCCACACAACTACCAAGAAACCTTTAGTTTCCGTCATATTCTCAACATCTGGATTTCAATCTGTGGCCGCGCCGCCCGAGACACACTCATCACCAGCCTTGTTTTAATTGAAGgaactttttttgggggggaagaagaaaaacaggtaAGATGGAACATGAGACGTCCTTGAGCGCGCTGTCACTCACCGGAGCCATCGTTTGTGCTGATGCACAGTTTTCttcgtgttttattttttcccacCAGCAGTCGTGAGAAATCTTTGCTGACATCTGTGTAACCGGAGCGCGCAGTTTacacccagcagcagcagcagcagcggtcaGTCCGGTCCGTGCGTCCTGCGCCATGGAGAGCAGCGTGGTGCACATCTTCAAGGAGGAGCGCTGTCCCTCGGGCCAGCCGGAGGACTGCGTCCCGAACTTCACCTGGCAGCCCGGATCCCCGGACCTCTTCAACTACACCCCCAACGGCACATGGGACTCCGAGCCCGAGCCCCTGTCGCCCATCATCCCCATCATAGTGGCGGTGTACTCCGTGGTGTTTGTGGTGGGCTTGGTGGGCAACTGTCTGGTGATGTATGTCATCATTAGGTGAGTTTTCCCATTCAAGCTCTGAAGCCTCAGGAAAATCAGTGCGTATTCAATTTTAGTCGGTTGTCTGGATTTGCTGTCATGGATGCATTGAGTTGAGAATCACGTGAACCCAGGTGCCTGCGGGGCCATACATGGAAACGTGTGATGCAATATCATTGTTTGTGCCTCTCATGTGTTTCTCCTGCATGTgcacaaaatgtgtttggtttttcagtTATTGCTAACCTGCATTATTCTGAGGTTTCTTCACCGACAATGTCTTATTGTAACATCTATtagatttttctctcttccatTTCAGGTTCTGTATAAAGCCTCGTTTCTTTGTAATTGTTGAATAACAAATAAGCCACCCTTGAATTTGCCTAGAGAAGatggaagagaaagaggaataTAATTTCCTTGCTTTGGTCTAATTTACTCTATTGTATTATACAGTGTTTGGGCTGCTGAGGTCAGGGGCGTTGCAACAGGGTAGGCAACTCAAGCAATTGCCAGCGGGGCCCCCGAGCTGAGAGGGGTGTTTCCCCAGGAATGGCTGATTATTTTAGTTCGCAGCATAGACTCTatgatgcatctccacttcctcccaaaatccagaaatgaagctaaaatattccGGATACATGTGCAGCcattttgtgcatttggagTCAGAATCTACGCAGCAGCAGTAGTGAAGTTGTGACTATACggtgctcgaccaatcacgagtcagtctcagctgtcaatcattacatttcaccttgttttatagcatcaaataactaattgaaaccaaactcaCTGGAAACATGACTACTTGAATGTATATCAGTGCAataagaacttcctaaaatgaaagagactatattttagaaaaatgtgtttgacgtctactttgactttttagtttggtccatgttccagaaactaacatggaggaggcagggtttatggtTTATACCGCAGCTTGCCAGCAGGTGGCAttcgctttggcttcacttttggggggcagtgatgtcatccatctttatatacagtctgtggtcaacatAACAATTGTGCAAGGCACCCCACGTCCCTTTTTGCCCGGGGCCCTCAAAGTCCCTTGAGACACCCCTGGCTGAGGAGAGAACGCTGAGCAGACGACTTCTGCTTATCTGAAAACATTAATGGATTTAAACAAAGATAAGTCCGGGAAAAATCCATCAAACCCATTCCACCTCTTTGTTATCTCCTGCCACTGCAGATACACCAAAATGAAAACGGCCACCAACATCTACATCTTCAACCTGGCCGTGGCCGACGCCCTGGTCACCACCACCATGCCCTTCCAGAGCACCGATTACCTGCTCAGCTCCTGGCCATTTGGCAAGGTGGCGTGCAAAGTCTTCATCTCCATCGATTACTACAACATGTTCACCAGCATCTTCACCCTGACCATGATGAGCGTGGACCGCTACGTGGCTGTGTGTCACCCGGTCAAGGCCCTGGACATCCGCACGCCCGTCAAGGCCAAGATCATCAATGTGGTCATCTGGATGCTGTCGTCTGCCGCCGGGATCCCTGCCATGATACTGGGCAGCACTAAAACCAATAACGGTACCATGACCTTGCATCTATTCACACTCTTACTCACCAGTACGGCTCCGTTTTCGATGTTTCACAGGGGTTTACAAGTCTGAGTCATTCTCCTTGTATTCATCCAGGTGTTTCCATGTCTGTGTCTGCTATAGAGACAAAATACCTCATATCAGCTGTAAAGGGAATCTTATCTCCCGACATACGTGTCCTGAATTATACCAATTAGCTGCAGCCTCCTTCACACTCCATGAAGAGGAGGATCTATAGGTTTGATGAGAGTCTGGATCACAGCTACTTGACTGGATGAAGCTGCGACAGACATAAAGGGTCGAACTCGACTGAAAATAGAACTTGGAGtaatttttctgtctctttttcttctcagcGCCGATCCATCAAATTGTCAATGTTCACAATTAGCCTCCTTTCAATAAAGCCCGTAACACTTTACGCAGAGCTATAGATTAGCTGATGAAACTCTGTGGTCTCTGCTGCATCGTGCGGTCCGTCAGTCCAACACTTCAAACTAACAGATTGATTTCCATGAATTAAGCTCAGATATTCATGGTTCTCAGAGGATGAATTTGAATGGTTCTAATATGAGGTTAACTGTTTAGGTTTTTGGAGAAATGTCTTggcaaatgcttttttttaaaatgtatctcagacattcatgttcccctgaggataaataattatatattttaagatCCCTGGACTTTCCATCTAGCTCCAGCTTCTGTTCAACGTTGTCAAGTTCTCTCATGGAAACTGATCCTATAGGAAGTGCAGACGTCTAGTTTTCTCTCAGATAACTCGATTTACATTTTGCTGAATTATGGAATTATTATTACTCAATACAGTCAAAAATATATGACCTTTTCCAGCTTTAAATgagataaatgaaaacaaacacataaaacatagTCAAACTGGAAAAGTAAAACTTTGAGATAAGATTAATAAAGTACTTTTCAAGTTTCAAGATGTAATTTCTTAGGATTAAACTGTACCTGCTAAACATCACCATGACAAAATGATTATTGTGAGATTGTTAGTCTtctgatgttagcatttagcatttgtGCAGA
Coding sequences:
- the oprk1 gene encoding kappa-type opioid receptor, with product MESSVVHIFKEERCPSGQPEDCVPNFTWQPGSPDLFNYTPNGTWDSEPEPLSPIIPIIVAVYSVVFVVGLVGNCLVMYVIIRYTKMKTATNIYIFNLAVADALVTTTMPFQSTDYLLSSWPFGKVACKVFISIDYYNMFTSIFTLTMMSVDRYVAVCHPVKALDIRTPVKAKIINVVIWMLSSAAGIPAMILGSTKTNNGTTECALQFPEPYIYWDTLMKICVFIFAFVAPVIIICVCYTLMVLRLKSVRLLSGSREKDRNLRRITRLVLVVVAVFVVCWTPIHIFILVKALSSNVPETTAVMAAYFFCVALGYTNSSLNPILYAFLDENFKRCFRDFCCPGKPGHRDCQGVSRVRSTLRDHSCPTDPHGGMRQARPV